A region from the Parafrankia discariae genome encodes:
- a CDS encoding WD40 repeat domain-containing protein: MTEELPGGPVASLLAAGHPERVWELLPKLTFGDALRAVSLLHRTGWRPDHRVSGQGAGSGGTGDAGDTGEAGDAHARRSAALFDLLVHTNEQVRPGPGGRGASFAPRFPPVARGLTGLGIATAAQPSLAPDTGLLALVHRDGSFRVDHLSIWDPWSCRRVWWHPLPRGFGGGRFTRLLFAADGQIFACHRPDRFPREPERLLVFGYDAGSLVVRELDSTPMGFYALAPMPDEAVCAVRADGELTVWPAAADAGPALRRPPAVQLPVPTGHELDVGLRPDANLAVSADGERICLVTRQRPGTLRQITVADRRTGKELAATTLGSSVSEISFLPDGATAAFRAGSTVSFLGGSLPAADWSVGPAQRVLFLPDGEHALVAHASGSIEVHTWPDRALVGSLSGPEFLITLAVPPAGDRLVALGERGRVQTAAWDSAVLRLLHRPLDEAAPQAPALVRAMSTQAAGDRWEPHLRALAAILEHRPRPGRREY, encoded by the coding sequence GTGACCGAGGAGCTACCAGGCGGTCCGGTCGCGTCCCTGCTCGCGGCCGGGCACCCGGAGCGGGTGTGGGAGCTGCTCCCGAAGCTGACCTTCGGTGACGCGCTGCGGGCGGTCTCCCTCCTGCACCGAACCGGATGGCGCCCCGACCACCGGGTCTCCGGTCAGGGCGCCGGGTCAGGCGGCACGGGAGACGCCGGCGACACTGGAGAAGCGGGAGACGCCCACGCGAGGCGGAGCGCGGCGCTGTTCGACCTGCTGGTGCACACGAACGAGCAGGTGCGCCCTGGCCCGGGCGGCCGAGGCGCGTCCTTCGCCCCCCGGTTCCCACCCGTCGCCCGCGGGCTGACCGGGCTCGGGATCGCCACCGCGGCGCAACCGTCGCTGGCGCCGGACACCGGCCTGCTCGCCCTCGTCCACCGGGACGGCTCGTTCCGGGTCGACCACCTGTCGATCTGGGATCCGTGGAGCTGCCGGCGGGTGTGGTGGCATCCGCTGCCCCGTGGGTTCGGCGGCGGCCGGTTCACCCGCCTGCTGTTCGCCGCCGACGGCCAGATCTTCGCCTGCCACCGGCCAGACCGCTTCCCCCGCGAGCCCGAGCGCCTGCTCGTGTTCGGCTACGACGCCGGCTCACTGGTCGTCCGCGAGCTGGACTCCACCCCGATGGGCTTCTACGCGCTGGCGCCCATGCCCGACGAGGCGGTCTGCGCGGTGCGCGCGGACGGTGAGCTGACGGTGTGGCCGGCGGCGGCGGACGCCGGGCCCGCTCTCCGCCGGCCGCCGGCCGTCCAGCTGCCCGTACCGACCGGCCACGAGCTGGACGTCGGGCTGCGCCCCGACGCCAACCTGGCCGTCTCCGCGGACGGCGAACGGATCTGTCTGGTCACCCGGCAGCGCCCCGGGACGCTGCGCCAGATCACCGTCGCCGATCGCCGGACGGGTAAGGAACTCGCCGCCACCACGCTCGGGTCCTCGGTGTCGGAGATCTCCTTCCTTCCCGACGGCGCGACGGCCGCGTTCCGCGCGGGGAGCACCGTGTCGTTCCTCGGTGGGAGCCTGCCTGCGGCGGACTGGTCCGTCGGGCCCGCCCAGCGCGTGCTCTTCCTCCCGGACGGCGAGCACGCGCTGGTCGCGCACGCGAGCGGCTCGATCGAGGTCCACACCTGGCCGGACCGCGCGCTGGTCGGCTCCCTCAGCGGGCCCGAGTTCCTGATCACGCTGGCTGTCCCACCCGCCGGGGACCGGCTGGTGGCCCTCGGCGAGCGGGGGCGGGTGCAGACCGCCGCCTGGGACAGCGCGGTGCTGCGCCTGTTGCACCGACCACTCGACGAGGCCGCCCCGCAGGCGCCGGCC
- a CDS encoding transglycosylase domain-containing protein: protein MGVTVGLMALPFLSAAGLFAKASADHFLELPSDLVTPPLPQRSTILAADGSVIATLTGAEDRQVVQGDQIPKIMREAIVAIEDARFYSHNGVDPQGVLRAAARNSEAGSTTQGGSTLTQQYVKNVLLQDATTPEERDAVAGDSLDRKLRELRYAVAIEQRFSKDEILTRYLNIAYFGDGAYGVGTAAEHYFGVPISQVSLEQAALLAGLVQSPSRYDPVNHPQAALERRNMVLTRMADESYVSRTQADAARQMPINVLTDQPTTQDSCETSSAPFFCDYIRTQLSANPALGATKEERDRRIHEGGLVVKTTLNPQVQQAAQMAVNSTVPPDNRVSATEVVIQPGTGAILGMAVNRVYGTDEAANQTKVPLPTKDTFQPGSTFKTFTVAAALEQGYGVNTAWYSPACYSTDAFPLDRGEGDCPKGYQNSDPAEAGIYRMDDATWDSVNTYFIQLEEKVGVPAVVEMATRLGVSADHLKDIPATKGDVTIGGEYVSPMDMALAYSTLAAGGIRCEPRFATSVVDSGGQQIDVGNAPKCERVLAQGVADTTTSILAGVLTRGTGGNARFDHPAAGKTGTNDGFSSAWFVGYTPQIAAAVAVGDPNGAVAHPLRNVVVNGRTWPHVFGGDLPAIIWGASMRGALAGQPVQALPAADPAVARGTKGGRLMNTPPPAPTPTLPNLGDLLPGAGTGQTPGLPGVGQGGGQGQGQGQGQGQIIVPQANQGAGQGQQQGRGGRNNQGR, encoded by the coding sequence ATGGGCGTCACGGTCGGGCTCATGGCGCTGCCGTTCCTGAGCGCCGCGGGGCTGTTCGCGAAGGCGTCCGCCGACCACTTCCTCGAGCTCCCCTCGGACCTCGTGACCCCGCCGCTTCCGCAGAGATCCACGATCCTGGCGGCGGACGGATCCGTGATCGCCACGCTGACCGGGGCGGAGGACCGACAGGTCGTCCAGGGTGACCAGATCCCGAAGATCATGCGCGAGGCGATCGTCGCGATCGAGGACGCCCGCTTCTACTCCCACAACGGCGTCGACCCGCAGGGGGTGTTGCGGGCCGCGGCCCGCAACAGCGAGGCCGGCTCCACCACCCAGGGCGGCTCCACGCTGACCCAGCAGTACGTGAAGAACGTGCTGCTGCAGGACGCCACCACGCCCGAGGAGCGCGACGCGGTCGCCGGCGACTCGCTCGACCGCAAGCTGCGCGAGCTGCGCTACGCCGTCGCGATCGAGCAGCGGTTCAGCAAGGACGAGATCCTCACCCGGTACCTGAACATCGCCTACTTCGGCGACGGCGCGTACGGCGTGGGGACGGCGGCCGAGCACTACTTCGGCGTTCCGATCTCCCAGGTCAGCCTCGAGCAGGCCGCCCTGCTCGCCGGGCTCGTCCAGAGCCCGTCGCGCTACGACCCGGTGAACCACCCGCAGGCCGCGCTCGAGCGCCGGAACATGGTGCTCACCCGGATGGCCGACGAGAGCTACGTCAGCCGCACCCAGGCGGACGCCGCCCGGCAGATGCCGATCAACGTCCTCACCGACCAGCCGACCACGCAGGACTCCTGCGAGACCTCGTCGGCGCCGTTCTTCTGCGACTACATCCGGACCCAGCTGAGTGCCAACCCCGCGTTGGGCGCCACCAAGGAGGAGCGTGACCGGCGGATCCACGAGGGTGGCCTCGTCGTCAAGACCACGCTGAACCCGCAGGTGCAGCAGGCGGCGCAGATGGCCGTCAACTCCACCGTCCCACCGGACAACCGGGTGTCCGCGACCGAGGTCGTCATCCAGCCGGGCACCGGCGCGATCCTCGGGATGGCGGTCAACCGCGTCTACGGGACCGACGAGGCGGCGAACCAGACGAAGGTTCCGCTGCCGACCAAGGACACGTTCCAGCCCGGGTCGACCTTCAAGACGTTCACCGTGGCGGCCGCGCTCGAACAGGGCTACGGCGTGAACACGGCGTGGTACTCCCCCGCCTGCTACTCGACCGACGCGTTCCCGCTCGACCGCGGCGAGGGCGACTGCCCCAAGGGCTACCAGAACTCCGACCCGGCCGAGGCCGGCATCTACCGGATGGACGACGCGACCTGGGACTCGGTCAACACCTACTTCATCCAGCTCGAGGAGAAGGTCGGGGTGCCGGCGGTCGTCGAGATGGCGACCCGGCTCGGCGTGTCCGCCGACCACCTCAAGGACATCCCGGCCACCAAGGGTGACGTCACCATCGGCGGCGAGTACGTGAGCCCGATGGACATGGCGCTCGCCTACTCCACGCTGGCGGCCGGCGGCATCCGCTGTGAGCCGCGCTTCGCCACCTCGGTGGTCGACTCCGGCGGGCAGCAGATCGACGTGGGCAACGCGCCGAAGTGCGAGCGGGTGTTGGCCCAGGGCGTCGCGGACACCACGACGAGCATCCTGGCCGGCGTGCTGACCAGGGGCACCGGTGGCAATGCCCGGTTCGACCACCCCGCCGCGGGCAAGACCGGCACCAACGACGGCTTCTCCAGCGCCTGGTTCGTCGGCTACACCCCGCAGATCGCGGCGGCGGTGGCGGTGGGCGACCCGAACGGCGCGGTCGCGCACCCGCTGCGCAACGTCGTCGTGAACGGCCGCACCTGGCCGCACGTGTTCGGTGGCGACCTGCCCGCGATCATCTGGGGCGCCTCGATGCGGGGCGCGCTGGCCGGGCAGCCCGTGCAGGCCCTGCCCGCCGCGGACCCGGCCGTGGCCCGCGGGACCAAGGGCGGCCGGCTCATGAACACCCCACCACCCGCACCGACCCCGACGCTGCCGAACCTGGGCGATCTGCTGCCGGGCGCGGGCACCGGCCAGACCCCGGGGCTGCCGGGAGTCGGGCAGGGCGGTGGTCAGGGCCAGGGCCAGGGCCAGGGCCAAGGCCAGATCATCGTGCCGCAGGCCAACCAGGGCGCCGGCCAGGGGCAGCAGCAGGGCCGGGGCGGCCGCAACAACCAGGGCCGTTGA
- a CDS encoding RDD family protein: MNQVVTGEAVAIDLRVARLGSRMIAGLIDLAIQGYALYLTGIAAFLVVQPDNEALTATLFLVIYVGVLLGYPVACETFMRGRTVGKMVLGLRVVRDDGGPIRFRHALTRGLVGAVAERPGLLLGLPAVISMLSSSRSKRLGDLFAGTVVLQVNVPRTIGVLPTVPPPLAGWVTTLDLTSVDDELAVRARRFLTRAHELSDDSRERIGGPLLREIRAAVTPQPPPDAPGWAVLSAVLAERTRRAYGRLTAGRRPPAGATGHPPWGPAGRSPGGPYTEPAGYPPFPAVPYPSAPYPAGAFPAAPHPSTVIPAPPTDPR; the protein is encoded by the coding sequence ATGAACCAGGTGGTCACGGGTGAGGCCGTCGCCATCGACCTGCGGGTGGCCCGGCTGGGCTCCCGGATGATCGCCGGGTTGATCGACCTCGCCATCCAGGGCTACGCCCTCTACCTGACGGGCATCGCGGCCTTCCTGGTGGTCCAACCGGACAACGAGGCCCTGACAGCCACTCTGTTCCTCGTCATCTACGTGGGGGTGCTCCTCGGGTATCCCGTCGCGTGCGAGACCTTCATGCGGGGCCGCACGGTCGGAAAAATGGTGCTGGGCCTGCGGGTCGTCCGGGACGACGGTGGTCCGATCCGGTTCCGGCACGCGCTCACCAGGGGGCTCGTCGGCGCGGTCGCCGAGCGGCCCGGGCTGCTGCTCGGCCTGCCCGCCGTGATCAGCATGCTCTCCTCCAGCCGATCCAAGCGGCTCGGTGACCTCTTCGCCGGCACCGTCGTCCTGCAGGTGAACGTGCCGCGCACCATCGGCGTGCTCCCCACCGTCCCGCCGCCGCTGGCCGGCTGGGTCACCACCCTCGACCTGACCAGCGTGGACGACGAGCTCGCCGTGCGCGCCCGCCGTTTCCTGACCCGGGCCCACGAGCTCTCCGACGATTCACGGGAACGGATCGGCGGCCCCCTGCTGCGCGAGATCCGCGCCGCGGTGACACCGCAGCCCCCTCCGGACGCACCCGGCTGGGCCGTTTTGTCCGCCGTGCTCGCCGAGCGAACCCGCCGCGCGTACGGACGGCTGACCGCGGGCCGGCGGCCCCCGGCCGGCGCGACCGGACATCCGCCCTGGGGACCGGCAGGCCGGTCCCCCGGCGGGCCGTATACCGAGCCGGCGGGCTACCCGCCCTTCCCCGCCGTGCCCTACCCGAGCGCCCCGTATCCGGCCGGGGCCTTCCCCGCCGCCCCGCACCCGTCGACCGTCATACCGGCACCTCCCACGGACCCGAGGTAG
- a CDS encoding stage II sporulation protein M has product MDLDAYVAVHRPEWIRLGQLVDRAGRPRRMSADELDELVELYQRAATHLSVIRGRSHDPNLVDDLASLVTRGRAAVVGAPDQGWHVVGRFFAVTFPAAVYARRYWVIATTVLSLLVALAFALWIMNNADARANLVPPDEVADLCRSDFASYYTENPASSFASQVWTNNAWVSAQAVAFGVLLGVPTLLVLLLNSVNLGVVGGYMGSCGEGGQFFSLILPHGMLELTVVFVAGAVGLRLGWAIIAPGPRRRAEALAAEGRAAIGIVLGMAVVLAVSGAIEAFVTPSSLPTAIRIGIGALAWAGFVAYVWIYGSRAVAAGERGDLEESLAADLVPVAP; this is encoded by the coding sequence ATGGACCTCGATGCGTACGTCGCCGTCCACCGCCCGGAGTGGATCCGACTGGGTCAGCTTGTCGACCGGGCCGGCCGACCACGGCGGATGTCCGCCGACGAGCTCGACGAGCTGGTCGAGCTGTATCAGCGCGCCGCCACGCACCTGTCGGTGATCCGGGGCCGTTCCCACGACCCGAATCTGGTCGACGATCTGGCGAGTCTGGTCACCCGGGGCCGGGCCGCCGTCGTCGGCGCGCCGGACCAGGGCTGGCATGTCGTGGGCCGGTTCTTCGCCGTCACGTTCCCCGCCGCGGTCTACGCGCGCCGTTACTGGGTGATCGCGACGACGGTGCTGTCGCTGCTGGTCGCGCTCGCGTTCGCGCTCTGGATCATGAACAACGCCGACGCTCGGGCGAACCTCGTCCCGCCCGACGAGGTGGCCGACCTGTGCCGGTCGGACTTCGCCAGCTACTACACCGAGAACCCGGCCTCGTCGTTCGCCAGTCAGGTCTGGACCAACAACGCCTGGGTGTCGGCGCAGGCGGTGGCGTTCGGGGTGCTGCTCGGCGTACCGACGCTGCTCGTCCTGCTGCTGAACTCGGTGAACCTGGGCGTCGTCGGCGGCTACATGGGCAGCTGCGGGGAGGGCGGGCAGTTCTTCTCGCTCATCCTGCCGCACGGGATGCTGGAGCTCACCGTGGTCTTCGTGGCCGGCGCGGTCGGGCTGCGGCTGGGCTGGGCGATCATCGCTCCGGGGCCTCGGCGCCGGGCGGAGGCGCTGGCCGCCGAGGGGAGGGCCGCGATCGGGATCGTCCTGGGGATGGCGGTCGTGCTCGCCGTCTCCGGGGCCATCGAGGCGTTCGTGACACCCTCGTCCCTGCCCACCGCGATCCGGATCGGGATCGGCGCGCTGGCCTGGGCCGGTTTCGTCGCCTACGTGTGGATCTACGGGAGCCGGGCGGTCGCCGCCGGAGAACGCGGCGATCTCGAGGAGTCCCTGGCCGCGGATCTCGTGCCCGTAGCGCCCTGA